The following proteins are encoded in a genomic region of Coffea eugenioides isolate CCC68of chromosome 6, Ceug_1.0, whole genome shotgun sequence:
- the LOC113775558 gene encoding IQ domain-containing protein IQM1-like isoform X1 — MGLSLSLLFSAWEEILNHRRFLNFADNNTFHSVHGEMTVSADSLKKADSEVASKTDVSDEVSRKNSIDLKNCEPMRLMLESTLSFKNLIQDVRKPESNDRNAKADGAVDVLTPSSFLPDLAMLYSPRPVSELDAAAVKLQKVYKSYRTRRHLADCAVVVEELWWKALDFAALKRSSVSFFNDDKPETAVSRWARAKTRVAKVGKGLSKDEKAQKLALQHWLEAIDPRHRYGHNLHIYYDVWFESESSQPFFYWLDVGDGKELNLEKCSRTNLQHQCIKYLGPKERESFEVIVENGMLVYRESGMFVDTVEGSKWIFVLSTSRNLYVGQKKKGTFQHSSFLAGGAITAAGRLVAHGGALEAIWPYSGHYHPTEENFRVFISFLEENRVDLSNVKRCAVDDDLLSFKVPDEEANAECNRSASATTEPEDGSTTDVHGLSGKDATAASRQNAKNTAHLTVKPPLYTMAKHLSCKWSTGTGPRISCVRDYPTELQSRALEQVNLSPRLASGALFNYGPIPSPRPSPKVRLSPRLAYMGLPSPRTAIPAAH, encoded by the exons ATGGGTTTATCACTATCATTACTTTTTTCCGCCTGGGAAGAAATTCTGAACCACCGTAGATTTCTGAATTTCGCAGACAACAATACTTTCCATTCAGTACACGGAGAGATGACCGTCAGTGCAGATAGCTTGAAGAAAGCAGATTCAGAAGTTGCCTCCAAGACGGATGTGTCGGATGAAGTTTCAAGGAAGAATTCAATAGATTTGAAGAACTGCGAACCTATGAGATTAATGCTTGAATCAACGCTTTCATTCAAGAATCTAATTCAAGACGTAAGAAAACCAGAGTCCAATGACAGAAATGCAAAAGCTGATGGGGCTGTTGATGTATTAACTCCCTCCAGTTTTCTTCCTGATCTTGCTATGCTGTACTCTCCACGTCCTGTGAGCGAGCTTGATGCTGCAGCAGTCAAGCTTCAGAAAGTCTACAAGAGCTACCGGACTCGAAGACACCTTGCAGATTGTGCAGTTGTGGTTGAGGAGCTATG GTGGAAGGCATTGGACTTTGCAGCTCTCAAGCGGAGCTCGGTATCATTCTTCAATGATGACAAACCAGAAACTGCTGTTTCACGCTGGGCTCGAGCAAAAACAAGAGTAGCCAAG GTTGGCAAAGGCCTATCCAAGGACGAGAAGGCTCAAAAGCTTGCCCTACAGCACTGGCTTGAGGCT ATTGATCCACGCCATCGGTATGGACACAATTTACACATCTATTATGATGTCTGGTTTGAAAGTGAAAGCTCGCAACCTTTTTTTTACTG GTTGGATGTTGGAGATGGAAAAGAACTAAATCTTGAGAAGTGCTCGAGAACAAATCTACAACATCAATGCATCAAATATCTAGGACCA AAAGAGAGAGAATCATTTGAAGTTATCGTGGAAAATGGCATGCTAGTTTACAGAGAAAGTGGCATGTTTGTCGACACTGTTGAGGGTTCCAAATGGATATTTGTACTCAGCACATCAAGGAATTTGTATGTTGGGCAGAAGAAGAAAGGGACTTTCCAGCATTCAAGTTTTTTAGCAGGTGGAGCTATTACAGCAGCCGGAAGACTTGTTGCTCATGGTGGAGCCCTTGAG GCAATTTGGCCATATAGTGGTCATTATCATCCAACCGAAGAGAACTTCAGGGTGTTCATTAGCTTCTTGGAGGAGAACCGTGTAGATCTTTCAAATGTTAAG AGATGTGCAGTAGATGATGATCTTCTTTCGTTTAAGGTTCCTGATGAGGAAGCAAACGCTGAATGCAATAGGAGCGCTTCAGCAACTACAGAGCCAGAAGATGGAAGCACAACTGATGTACATGGTCTGTCTGGGAAAGATGCAACAGCAGCCAGTCGCCAAAATGCCAAGAACACAGCTCATCTGACTGTAAAGCCTCCCCTATATACCATGGCTAAACACTTGTCATGCAAGTGGAGTACTGGAACTGGACCACGAATTAGCTGTGTTAGGGACTATCCAACAGAATTACAGAGCCGAGCACTTGAACAAGTTAATTTGTCGCCTCGTTTGGCTAGTGGAGCATTGTTCAACTATGGTCCAATCCCATCCCCAAGACCGAGCCCAAAGGTTCGCCTTTCTCCTAGACTTGCATACATGGGACTTCCAAGTCCTAGAACCGCCATTCCAGCTGCTCACTGA
- the LOC113775558 gene encoding IQ domain-containing protein IQM1-like isoform X2, translated as MTVSADSLKKADSEVASKTDVSDEVSRKNSIDLKNCEPMRLMLESTLSFKNLIQDVRKPESNDRNAKADGAVDVLTPSSFLPDLAMLYSPRPVSELDAAAVKLQKVYKSYRTRRHLADCAVVVEELWWKALDFAALKRSSVSFFNDDKPETAVSRWARAKTRVAKVGKGLSKDEKAQKLALQHWLEAIDPRHRYGHNLHIYYDVWFESESSQPFFYWLDVGDGKELNLEKCSRTNLQHQCIKYLGPKERESFEVIVENGMLVYRESGMFVDTVEGSKWIFVLSTSRNLYVGQKKKGTFQHSSFLAGGAITAAGRLVAHGGALEAIWPYSGHYHPTEENFRVFISFLEENRVDLSNVKRCAVDDDLLSFKVPDEEANAECNRSASATTEPEDGSTTDVHGLSGKDATAASRQNAKNTAHLTVKPPLYTMAKHLSCKWSTGTGPRISCVRDYPTELQSRALEQVNLSPRLASGALFNYGPIPSPRPSPKVRLSPRLAYMGLPSPRTAIPAAH; from the exons ATGACCGTCAGTGCAGATAGCTTGAAGAAAGCAGATTCAGAAGTTGCCTCCAAGACGGATGTGTCGGATGAAGTTTCAAGGAAGAATTCAATAGATTTGAAGAACTGCGAACCTATGAGATTAATGCTTGAATCAACGCTTTCATTCAAGAATCTAATTCAAGACGTAAGAAAACCAGAGTCCAATGACAGAAATGCAAAAGCTGATGGGGCTGTTGATGTATTAACTCCCTCCAGTTTTCTTCCTGATCTTGCTATGCTGTACTCTCCACGTCCTGTGAGCGAGCTTGATGCTGCAGCAGTCAAGCTTCAGAAAGTCTACAAGAGCTACCGGACTCGAAGACACCTTGCAGATTGTGCAGTTGTGGTTGAGGAGCTATG GTGGAAGGCATTGGACTTTGCAGCTCTCAAGCGGAGCTCGGTATCATTCTTCAATGATGACAAACCAGAAACTGCTGTTTCACGCTGGGCTCGAGCAAAAACAAGAGTAGCCAAG GTTGGCAAAGGCCTATCCAAGGACGAGAAGGCTCAAAAGCTTGCCCTACAGCACTGGCTTGAGGCT ATTGATCCACGCCATCGGTATGGACACAATTTACACATCTATTATGATGTCTGGTTTGAAAGTGAAAGCTCGCAACCTTTTTTTTACTG GTTGGATGTTGGAGATGGAAAAGAACTAAATCTTGAGAAGTGCTCGAGAACAAATCTACAACATCAATGCATCAAATATCTAGGACCA AAAGAGAGAGAATCATTTGAAGTTATCGTGGAAAATGGCATGCTAGTTTACAGAGAAAGTGGCATGTTTGTCGACACTGTTGAGGGTTCCAAATGGATATTTGTACTCAGCACATCAAGGAATTTGTATGTTGGGCAGAAGAAGAAAGGGACTTTCCAGCATTCAAGTTTTTTAGCAGGTGGAGCTATTACAGCAGCCGGAAGACTTGTTGCTCATGGTGGAGCCCTTGAG GCAATTTGGCCATATAGTGGTCATTATCATCCAACCGAAGAGAACTTCAGGGTGTTCATTAGCTTCTTGGAGGAGAACCGTGTAGATCTTTCAAATGTTAAG AGATGTGCAGTAGATGATGATCTTCTTTCGTTTAAGGTTCCTGATGAGGAAGCAAACGCTGAATGCAATAGGAGCGCTTCAGCAACTACAGAGCCAGAAGATGGAAGCACAACTGATGTACATGGTCTGTCTGGGAAAGATGCAACAGCAGCCAGTCGCCAAAATGCCAAGAACACAGCTCATCTGACTGTAAAGCCTCCCCTATATACCATGGCTAAACACTTGTCATGCAAGTGGAGTACTGGAACTGGACCACGAATTAGCTGTGTTAGGGACTATCCAACAGAATTACAGAGCCGAGCACTTGAACAAGTTAATTTGTCGCCTCGTTTGGCTAGTGGAGCATTGTTCAACTATGGTCCAATCCCATCCCCAAGACCGAGCCCAAAGGTTCGCCTTTCTCCTAGACTTGCATACATGGGACTTCCAAGTCCTAGAACCGCCATTCCAGCTGCTCACTGA